From one Dermacentor andersoni chromosome 1, qqDerAnde1_hic_scaffold, whole genome shotgun sequence genomic stretch:
- the LOC129381056 gene encoding uncharacterized protein has product MWHRKSLLALSNTPVAVARAYPSISPKNGPGLVSAMGIDVPSGIRTYRLLHGGASAFSEVSAPQKMPSSILHVLLPEKAKADASYTSSYLAMEDVLPRNCDLVVKTVNPAEEEACSSSAAHRRRLVPRAGRDRFVEMDVKDNLSEYNSMQAPCTAQGAGHQVEDVSKGTGHRGIYSSETPITRGVEAAVSGNHQDKDWSAVAWPDYRFEVLGCRPHMNLRDTLPLRLATLNSCKAECSSDTDGMAAPSSSCLWRLPTR; this is encoded by the exons ATGTGGCACAGGAAAAGCTTGCTCGCACTTTCGAACACGCCGGTGGCCGTGGCGCGCGCATATCCGAGCATCTCTCCGAAGAACGGACCTGGCTTAGTGTCAGCCATGGGAATCGATGTACCCAGCGGCATCCGAACTTATCGTCTCCTCCACGGAGGCGCATCCGCCTTCTCGGAAGTGTCGGCCCCCCAGAAGATGCCTTCGTCCATATTGCACGTCCTACTTCCGGAGAAAGCCAAGGCCGACGCGTCCTACACGTCCAGCTACTTGGCCATGGAGGACGTCCTCCCGAGGAACTGCGACCTTGTGGTCAAGACTGTGAACCCGGCTGAGGAAGAGGCTTGCAGCAGCAGCGCCGCTCATCGGAGGAGGCTGGTTCCGAGGGCCGGGCGCGACCGGTTCGTTGAGATGGACGTCAAGGACAACCTGTCTGAGTACAACtccatgcaagcaccctgcaccgCGCAAGGAGCTGGGCACCAGGTGGAGGACGTATCGAAGGGCACCGGGCACCGGGGGATATACAG TTCAGAGACGCCTATTACGCGTGGAGTGGAAGCTGCCGTGAGTGGGAATCACCAGGACAAGGATTGGAGCGCAGTCGCTTGGCCCGATTACAGGTTCGAGGTCTTGGGCTGCAGACCACACATGAACCTGCGCGACACGCTGCCGCTTCGGCTGGCGACGTTGAACTCCTGCAAGGCAGAGTGCAGCAGCGACACGGACGGGATGGCAgcgccaagcagcagctgcctTTGGAGGCTACCTACGAGGTGA